The Cutaneotrichosporon cavernicola HIS019 DNA, chromosome: 3 region TCAAGTAGTCACCTTCGTGGGTTGCTGGGCTGGGGGCGTTCTAACAGCAGATGATTGCTGGTCATGAGACAACAGCGACGGCGCTCACGTGGTTGATTCCCCGCCTGGCTGAGAACCCACAGGTGCAGAAGAAGCTTCGGGACGAAGTGCGCTCGTTCGCGCACGACAATCCGACCTTGTGAGAGCTTATAAGGCCGAGCTGACGGTAGCGACGAGCTAAATTCACTCCCGTATCTTGACAACGTGGTTCACGAGTCACTTCGTCTTGACCCGCCGGTCGCGGGAGGCGTTCGTGTTGCGGCCAAGCATTACATTATTCCTCTCGGTCAACCAATTCGAGgccgcgacggcaagaTGATGAGCAGCATCGACGTGCCAGCCGGAACTGACATCTTCATTCGTTCGTCGCATCACAGCCAcactgacatcagcgcTCATGAACGTCAACCGCTCGACCGAGATTTGGGGTCCTGATGCTCTCGAGTTCAACCCCGACCGCCACGGTGACCCAAAGCTCCCTCTTCAGAATGTCTCGGGCGTGTACGGCAATCTGCTGACGTTCTTCAACGGTGCTCGCAACTGCATGTGAGTGAGCTGTCAGAGCAAGCgtgctgacggcagcggTTACCGCCTAAcgctcgccgagatgaAGGCCGCAATCTTCTGCGTATTCCGCCACCTCGAGGTGCTGCCGCTGCCCTCCAACCCGCAGTTCCGGCAGAAAGCCCAGTGAGTTGGAAACCACGCATACGCTTACGCAGAATGGTCATGCGCCCAGAAATGATTGGTGAAGAGGACGCTGGTTACCAGATGCCCGTGCTTATCCGTGCCCTTGCCGACGATGATTAATCGGTGCGCCGAAGGTACTTACTGTAGTAAATGGAACTCGGCTGAGCTGGTCGACGGTAGCGGAGGTTCTTACAAGGAGAGAGAGTAGCGAGGCATGTCGCTAGCGCAGTGCCTTGGCTTTGTGCCGCCAGCTGCAGAACGTTGTACTGTGGTTTGATATGTACGAAAGATAACCTCGGCCAGCTCTTCCGGATCAGTCGCTTTTATCATTTGAAAGGTTGCGCAATTTGGGGAAATGGCCTCATCCGAATAATCCTGTAATCTCCGTCTAATCTCTCCTGGATTGCGAGCCTCCGCCATCCACATACTGCCGCCGCGGTCACATGACGATGCCGAGAGCGGGACTCAACGGGAACAGGGAGGGATGCGGAGAGAGAGGAATGCATCCCAACGCGTGTTGCGGGAACACGGGCGACGCGAACCAGGGGCAAGTGGGTGACATACCGAAATGGGATACCAATAGCCCACATTCTTCATGAGGAGAGTCAAACCTGCCGATGATGACTAGCACAGTGGGGGCGTAGGGGCATATGACAGCCGCCAGAAGTGACGCCCTATCACCGAGTCACCCAACCCTCCCGAGCCGTCAGGGGAAGCCATTTGCGGGATTCCGTAGCAGGCAAGTCCCAGCCGCTCGGACTCGTCGTTTCAATCACCTCATGTAGAATAAACATCTCTCATCATACGAGTACAGGAATATAACACGAGTCTAATTGTCCTTTGGCTGGAGATCATGCAGGCGGGATACCAAGGCTGCAGCCTATTTCATTGCCATGCCGTGGGGacggaggccgaggccaggaatgagctcgtccatgtcgaccGTGAAACGGGGCTCAGGGTAGAGAACGCCCGAAGACGAGATTGTAAAGACACGGACGACGTGGTCGCCGTCCATGTGAATCTTGCcaaagtcgtcctcgtcgaggaagtAGTCGGTGGTGACGAGGCGGTTGTCCATAATGTGACACAGGTGTGGGCCTGCGTAGGCAGGGAAGCGCTCGTTGTGGACCTTGCGGATAGAGTTGGGGTCTGAGACGTCGTACGAGAGAATACCCGAGTAGTAACCCTGCTTCTCGTTCCAACGACCTGGCGCCGAGACGTAGGGGACAAAGAGGAAGCGGTCGTCAGAGGACATGGCCATGTACTGGGCGGTAACGGTGTAGAAGGGCTTCATGAAGAACCACGAGatgacgtcgtcgttgacgtTGAAGACCTTTTTGGCGGTACCGGCTGCAGAGTCCCACTGGTACACCTCTCCGTTGCCCGAACCACCCATGTAGCCACGAGCACGGGGGTCCTTGTTGTACATCTTGCAGTCCATGGTGCCAGAGCCGGCCGGGGTGTAGATGGTGTTGACAATCTTCATCTCCTTGAGGTTCCAGATGCGGATTGACGAGCGGAGGACAACGCCGCCCGGGACCGCGTTCAAAGTGGAAGCCGGGTCCACATAGTCGCACGTCGCCATGAGGTTAAGGTCGTGGCGGACCTGGACACCGTGCGGGTTAAAGTCCTTGGGAGGGTTCTCTGGGTACTCTGCCAGAACGGTTCCGTTAGAGGCGACCTTGGCGATGGTGCCGGGCGAACCacccgaggccgagcccATATTGGAGAGCAAGAATGTGTTGTCGGGCATGGCGACAAACTCGTCGGGGACCGAGCCAAGCTTGGATTTGGTCGTGGCGATGATCTTGGGCTGAGAAGGGTCGGTCTCTACGTCGAATACAAAGATCTCGTTCTGGCCCTTGAGAAGGGAGAGTAGACCACCGCACAGCAAGCGCTTCTTATCGGCTGACAAGCCACAGTGGTGTGGCTCATTGCCAGTCGTCTCTGTGAGTGTCTGCGAGATCATCTGGCCATAGTTGGAAGACCACGGGTCAAAGTCGAACGTGATGAGGCGGTCAGGCACCTGGCGGCCGACAGCACCGGCCCAGATGTACATGTACTGGCGCGAGCGGGCGCCCCATGCGGGTGTAAGGTCGGTTGATGGtgcggcagcagcagcgtcGGTGGTAGCAGTAGcagcagcgacggcgagcgacgacgcaAGCGCCGCAGCGGCTTGCGGATCGGAAGCTGCctgcgcgacggcggcgcctGAAGGCTCGGCCGCAGCGGGTGCTCCTTCCGACGTTTGGAGCTCCTGAGCCGCACTTGGGGTAACAGAGGCCGCGCCAGCCGCAGAGGCTGAAGCAGACGGAACAGGGTTGGCGGCGGATACCGAAGCCGGCGAGGCGGCAGCTTTGGCCGCCGAACCAGAAGAAGAAGCACCCCGCTGGCGCTTCTCCATAGGGGCAGCAGAGACGCTACCGAGCGCCACTAGCAACGAGATGAGGAGCTGAACCTTCATTATGGCGATGAGGGGCCGATAGAGTCTGTGTAAGTACAGTCAGACTTGGGAGCTCACAAGCTGTTGAAAACAAGGGTCAGCGCAGTCGCGAGTCGGAGTCGGGGTCGGTGCGGGCGGGTTGATGCCAATCAAACTTGTCCAACCTGTAGCTGCTTGAACGTGTTAGGATTACAGTCAAGAGGGAGATATATGCCTCTCCCCCTTCTTAAGTAGCGATTGCCagtcctcgaggccatcgTTCATTGTTTGCAATCAAGCCTCCTGGTCTAAATGATATTCGCGGGAGAAAGGTGTTCGGAAAGAGGCCAAGTCCACCAGCCATCGTGAATGACGAGACTTTTACAGGCGCATTTTGCATGGAAGGAGAATCAAAAGATGAAACGGCATTTGGCGGATGTTTCAGTTTCCAGCGGCGCGCTCCCGCTTGAAAATGTCGAATTAGACGCGGATCACTGCCGGCAACGGGAACAAGTTGTACCTTTTAGCAACCCCCCGCCAGCCGCTATTCCGCTCTTGGTTTCTCCTGAATCCCCTACCCAAAGCTGGGATCCAGCATACCAGCCCCCGCATTCCCAGAGGTCATGTTGTTGCGGGGTAACTGATCCTAGAAGACATCAGAGCCCGCGGGCGCGGAACAGAGTCCTTGTACCGATCCTGAAGCGTGTTGTGTGCTACCGCGTGCTCGTTCTGAACAACCTGAAAGCCCGCGTCGCTGTTAGCTAAACCCCTCCCGCGTCCCGTCCGACAGAACACGAATGAGATTGCAAGGGCACAGTAACCGCGGCGGATGACCACGCATACCCACCCAAGAAGGTAAATGGTCTGCTGGACTTGTTGGGGAACCAGTAGACATGCAATTCTGCAAATCGCCCTGTTTGAGGGTTACAGAAGCAGACGTCATGTCGTGTGGCTAGCCCTTGGCATCGGGCGGCACTAGTGCTAGTGATGACGAGAGGGATCGGGGCAGGGGGAGCCTGCCTTGCGCCCCCAAGGTAGTAGTTGACAGCCCGAGTCGGGGTACAGAAGAGGGCGGAAAGCTCGTCAGTGTCATGACATGTGTGGACAGAGGGCTTGTTGTGCGCCGCTCCGTGATCGGATCGAGGGACGTTGCGTACTCTATGCGTGGATCCCGACACACTTGTTCTCGGTAATGCTCCTCCGCCCAATGTTGTCTATAACCCaccgctctcgctctcacAGGTGTTCGGGCGTGGGCTTGAACGACAGCGAGCTGGCCGATGCCCACCAACCCGTTTCCCTCGCGTGACCTGAGAGAGGTTTATATCGTACAACTGGAGTGTGTAGCCGTGCATCATCGATGGAGATAAGCAATGCATGTTCCAAGGCAGCGTGTGAAATCGTCAACCTTGTAGAACCGCAGAGACGCGTGGCGCGCGTCAAGATCCCAGGTACGGTAAGAAGAGAGGCACGTAGCGCTGTCGTCATAGCAACGAGAGGGTACTGTAGAACCAAACAATCAACACCTCCAGTGGCCATTCGAGAAACAACGAGGACGCTCGGTAGTACACGGATGAATACTGTACAGCCGATCCTATGAGAGGTCTCAGAGCAAGGCCTGAGCGTAGCATTCCTGGCATTGGTCGGAAGACCAATGCCAGTCTATTTACAGCGCTCAATGTGCGTCAGCGGTCTGTGAGCCTCAACTTTTCCCTCCCCTTCCAGCCGCCTCTGTAAGGCTAGACTACGCGGTAGGCCCATTCGTTTCAAACTTAGACAGGCTGGAGGACAGCATCAACGTCAGGCAGATAGGTAGATTGTGGAATGCCAGTCGAAAAGCCTGGACGCATACAGTAGCTGTCACGGGGTAAGTAGAATTTAAGCATCGGGGGGGGGAAACGGAAAGGCCACTTCATCGGTAAGCAGTACTGCTATTACGCGTATATGTACATCTTGGATTCTCAGACGCCTTTTGGTGTCTACTTGGGAGTCAGGCCGATCGCGGTCACTAgtgcgtcgccgaggccgagacgtGGCGCCTTGGTGTAGAGCACCGGGAAGCCGACGTCCATCCAGGAGTCGGAAATGAACCGTCCTGTCGCGATGAGGAATGTCCACGTCCAGATCCAGCCGAAGATACCGCCTACGCGGCGACCAGTGAGGCTCCTGAACGCACGCTCCGCGATACAGCCAAAGCCTGACGCCATGAAGAAGACGTAGATCCCCACCATGTTGGGTACAGGCTCCATGCCGAGGTGCCCGATAATGTGGAGAATGCCGCTGAAATGGAAAACGAGGAGCATGTACGTGACGCGCCCACGCATGAAGCGAGGCAGGAAAGACATTACGATCATCGACTGCACGGCCATGTAATGCTGTCATTAGCGCTTACCGGATGATGACAAAGGGACTGACACGAATGACCTGCTGCCAGCGCTTGCTCCACATCTCGTTGATGCTGGTGGAGAGGATCGGCGAGTTGATGATTGGAAAGTCCCATGCGTCTGTCTCCCACAACGTTGAGATTGCGATTGCCGCGATCGCGTGGTGGCCCGCTCCCATGTAGAGAGCGGTGACGGTGGCCATGAGGCCGGTCGCGAAGATCAGCGCTGCAATCCTCTGCGGCCCCTCCCACTGGGAGATGAACGCATTGATGCAATCGGGACGTCCTCCGGGCGCACAGAGAgtgtcctcgccaagggTCCGCATGAAGGACAAGATCACGTCGGCAAAGGCGTAGCGCCATACCACCGCCCAAAGATGACGCATGACTGTAGCCAATGGCCCGCGCGGCACCCAGCGGGGGTGCACGTAGTGGTAACCCTTCAGCTTGCTGTTACGGGGCCCAAGGGACTGGTCCAGTCCGATGCTACCCAGTCCGACGTTGCGGAAGTTGGTTGTCAAATCGAGGGCACTAAGGAAGCGTGCCCTGGCCCCCTTGGGCGGGGGGTTACGAAGAAAACGAGGGTCGATGAGGGGCCCGGTGAGGCAGGACCACTCGATGTACTTTGCCACGACAAAGAAAGCGTACAGAGTCAGCCCGGCGTTGGCCATGTTGAGACCAGGTTCTAGAATGAGCGACAAGTTTGATGATGCTCTCCCACATTCAACTCGCCTACAAGGAACAAGGCGCACTCACCATTGATTCGAAACTCCAGCCAGCAGGGAATGTACAGAGCGAGGCCCAGGACACCGAGAGCGGCACGCTGGGGACGAGTGCCAGGTTTCACGATCAAGTACCCCTGTAAGAGCAGGGGCAGACTGGCAATCGTGTACGCAGGTAGGGCCCAATTATTCCACTCTCGCCCACGGAGGCGAGCCTCGTGGATGGCGTTCAGAGGCCCAAATGGAGGCTGGGTAAGCCACGCCTGCAAGTCGCGGACGGCAGGCGAGGCTAGAAAGTTGTTGACGCCGGGCGGTAGCCGCGACGTTAGAAAGTCGGTGACAGCGGGGGTGGAGACCAGCTGCATGGTGAAGAAGGAgtgtggggttgggagaCATGGAGAAAGCAGGGGTCAGTGAGTCAGTATATAAGGATGAGAAGTCGATGATGCGGGTATGTCAACCGACATCGGGGCGTCAGCGATCTGTGACACGCATCACATACCAACCTGTCATCGCAGAATGTCGAATGTGAGGCAGAAGAGCAAAAGAGCAAAAGATACACACCAGTCGTTTAAGACTGCcggtcctcgccgcgatTCGAACGCGGGGCCACTCCCATAGTCTGCGATTGTGCAACCCTAAGAGAGTATGATAACCACTACACCACGAGGACGTATTTGGATGCTTGAAGAATTTCCAGGTCCTTATTTGAAACGAAGCATGCCTTGTGACCTGGTGCCCAGTAATACCAGAGCACCTCTCTCTTGCCAGCAAAGGTGCCATGTCCACAACTGCATTTGCTATACTATGTGAT contains the following coding sequences:
- a CDS encoding uncharacterized protein (selenium binding protein); translated protein: MKVQLLISLLVALGSVSAAPMEKRQRGASSSGSAAKAAASPASVSAANPVPSASASAAGAASVTPSAAQELQTSEGAPAAAEPSGAAVAQAASDPQAAAALASSLAVAAATATTDAAAAAPSTDLTPAWGARSRQYMYIWAGAVGRQVPDRLITFDFDPWSSNYGQMISQTLTETTGNEPHHCGLSADKKRLLCGGLLSLLKGQNEIFVFDVETDPSQPKIIATTKSKLGSVPDEFVAMPDNTFLLSNMGSASGGSPGTIAKVASNGTVLAEYPENPPKDFNPHGVQVRHDLNLMATCDYVDPASTLNAVPGGVVLRSSIRIWNLKEMKIVNTIYTPAGSGTMDCKMYNKDPRARGYMGGSGNGEVYQWDSAAGTAKKVFNVNDDVISWFFMKPFYTVTAQYMAMSSDDRFLFVPYVSAPGRWNEKQGYYSGILSYDVSDPNSIRKVHNERFPAYAGPHLCHIMDNRLVTTDYFLDEDDFGKIHMDGDHVVRVFTISSSGVLYPEPRFTVDMDELIPGLGLRPHGMAMK